The sequence AGCGGAAACGGATTGCAATCGTCGGCGGCGGGATTGCCGGGCTCACGGCCGCCCTTCGACTCGCGCAGTCGGGACACGAGGTCACGCTTTGGGAGCGAGCGCCCAAATTCGGCGGACAGGCCGGAGCGTTCGAGGTAGAAGGCGGCAAGCTCGAGTACTTCTATCACCATCTCTTCCAAAGCGACACACAGATCACCGAACTCATCCAGGAGCTCGGTATTGGCGATCGGCTGGCCTGGCTTCCCTCGAATGTCGGCTACTTCGCGGATGGCACGATCTATCCGCTCAATGGCGCGAAGGACCTTCTGACGCTACCCATCCTCCCCTTCCATGACCGCATCAGGGTGGGACTGGTGACGGCGTACCTGCAGCGAGTCAAGAACTGGAAACCATACGAACAGGTCACCGCCAAGCAGTGGCTCACCCGGGCAATGGGCGAACGCGCCTATTCTCGGACGTTCGGCGCGCAACTGGACGCGAAGTTCGGACGCTACGCCGACCAGATCGCCATGGTTTGGTTCTGGGGGAAGATCTGGCTGCGCACCACATCGAGACGCTCGCCGCTCGAAGGAGAAAAGCTCGGCTATCCCATCGGCAGCTTCGATGTGGTCATCGACGCGATCGTCGAAGGGGCGCGTAACGCCGGAGCAACGTTGATTTCGGGCGTCGGTCCCTCGAAACTCGAACAAGCAGCGGACGGTTCCTGGATCGTCAGGATCGACGGCCAGGATGACCAAACGTTTGATGCAGTGATCGGGTCTGTTCCGTCGCCCATCTTCGCGAAGCTGGCTCCGCAGCTGCCGGAGGACTATCGCGCCAAGCTCCTGGCGCTCGACTACGAAGCGGCGGTCGTGGTTCTGCTCGAAATGGATCGCGCGCTTTCGGATGTTTACTGGATGAATATCGCTGATCCATCGATGCCATTCACGGCCATCATCGAGCACACGAACTTCGTCGCGCCGGGCAACTACAACGGAAAACATTACGTCTATTTGAGCAAGTATCTCGAGCCAGACAATCCGTACTTCACGATGCCCGACACGGACGTGATCGACGCTTATCTGCCGCACCTGCGCAAGGTCAACAAGTCGTTCGAGAAGAGCTGGATCAGCAACTACTGGGTCTTCCGGGAGCGGGCAGCGCAACCGATCATCACGCTGAACTACAGTGAGCGCCTCCCCGACCACCGCACACCGCTCTCGGGACTCTATCTGGCGAACACCAGCCAAATCTATCCGGAAGACCGCGGCACAAATTACTCTGTGCGGCTTGGCAACGATATCGCGGCGATGGTGAAGGCCGATCTCGCGTAGCCAGCCAGATGAGCTACGTTCGCCACCACAGGGTCTGATATCCCTCGACCGCGCTTTCCAGCGCTCCCTGGCCGTGTAGATAGCTCAGAAACGCATAGAACGTCGGATGGAGCAGGAAATAGGCTGCGTGATCGCTCACAGGCGCATCGAAGCTCGCGAGCACTTTAGCCATCAAGTCGCTCGCGGTCGCCGGCGACTGCGCGAACTCCTGCAGTCGGCTGGTCACCTCGAGGACAAGCGATCGATTCAGCAAGAGCACATCCTCGATCGATTCCGCAACCGGGCCGTGTCCCGGAACGATCCAGTCCGCGTCGACTCCCCGAGCGGTTTCGATGGCATTCAGATGGTCACCCACTGCATACAGGTATGGAATTCGGTACTTCTCCAGCACCGATTCCGGCAACGCCACATCGGCGCTGAAAAAGACGCCGTCGACCTTGAAACCCAACTGGTTCGGGGAATGGCCAGCGAGTGGAATCACCTTGAAGGGCACATCTTCGATCACGAAGGCATCGGCTGAGATGATGGTATCTACCGGGCTCGCGTCAGCAAGCAAGAACCGGCTGCGCAACATCGATGGCGGGTCCGCTCCAGCGTAGAGCAACGACGGTTGCAGGATCGGATAGCGAATGATTGCTTCGTCGATTGCCGGTGCATAGACCTTGGCGCCGGTCCGCTTGACGACCGTCGCGTTTGCCCCGAAGTGATCGGCATGCGCATGGGTGGTCACAATGGCGACAATGGTTCCGTTCAGTTCCTGAATCGCCTTGATCGCCTTCTTGCCGCTTGTGTCGTTGAGCCCGGTGTCGATCAGGATGTATCGGTCATTGGCAGCGCGCACTACCCCCACATTGACCGCGCCGGGGACGTAACCCACCTGTTCGGTCAAGAACTCGACTGTCATCCAACCCCCTGGTGTTTGCCGCAAACCGGCCCTTCCGAGCAGCCCCGCTCACTATACTGTTCCGGGAGAATCGAGCGCGACAGAAGGGGAGATCGGTGCCACGTCACATCGTCGAAGTGAGTCAGTTCTCGCGTGGCGACCTCGAGTTCGTTTTCGACCGTGCCGACGAGATGCGTGCCCTGCGCAAGCCCGATCGCCGTCTCGAAGGGCTCATTCTTGCGACGCTTTTCTATGAGCCCTCCACACGCACGCGCCTGAGTTTCGAATCCGCCATGCTGAGGCTGGGCGGAAATGTGATCTCGACCGAGAATGCGCGCGAGTTCTCGTCGGCCATCAAGGGAGAATCGGTCGAAGACACGATTCGCATCGTCGAGGGGTACGCCGACGCCATTGTGATTCGCCACTACGAGCAAGGCGCGGCGGCTCGAGCGGCTGGGGTGGCTTCAGTACCGATCCTGAATGCCGGCGACGGGCCCGGCGAACATCCCACACAGGCCCTGTTGGATCTGTACACCATCCGGCACGAGCTTGGCCGCATCGATGACCTGCGCATCGCGCTCGTGGGCGATTTGCGGTATGGCCGGGCCGTCCGGTCGCTGGCGATGTTGCTCACCCAATCCACGGGGATCGAATTGATCTTCGTTTCGCCGCCCGAGGTGCAGATGGGCGACGATGTACGCCAGGCGCTGAGCAAGGCAGGGATACCGTTCCGGGACGAAAGCGATCTGTCCACCGCTATCGATGGCGTCGATGTCGTCTATCAGACTCGCATCCAGAAGGAACGATTCGCTTCAGACGAAGCGTATGCCCGCAACAAGGGCATTTACATCGTCAATGAATCGACGATGGCAAGACTGCCATCGTCGGCCATCGTGCTCCATCCATTGCCGCGCGTCGACGAAATCGCGCCGTCGTTCGATCGAGATCCCCGTGCCAAGTACTTCGACGAAGCGCACAACGGAGTCTTCGTACGAATGGCGCTGCTGGAATCGCTACTCGTCGGACGCTGGAGCGCCTGACACGCTCGCCGGCGCATTTTCGGGACCGCGGCTGACAAAGCTCTTCATCCGTCGTTCCAGCTCTCTCCGCGTCAGCATCAATCGCCGGCCGCATACCTGGCATTTCACGCCGATCTCGCCACCGATCCGCAGGACCGACCACTCGAACCCGCCGCATGGATGCGGCTTGCGCAGGCGCACGACGTCGCCAACACGAAAGTCGAGCGGACCGTCCTGCTGTACAGGCATCGAGAGTTCCTGGCGTCTGTTACATCAATCCGGGGATCTTCATCCCGCCGGTCAATGCGCCCAGTTTGTCAGCGCTCAGATTGGTCGCCTTGGTCATGGCATCCTGGATGGCAGCGGTAATCAGATCCTCGAGCATTTCGACATCTGACGGGTCGACCGCAGAGGGATCGATCTTGATGCCCTGGAACTCCTTGGCTCCGGTGACTCGCGCAACGACCACTCCACCACCCGCGGATCCTTCGACCACGGTCTCTTCCAACTCCTGCTGAATCTTCGCCATGCGATTCTGCATCTGCTGGATCATCTTCATGTTGACGCCCATGCGGCCAAACATCCTTTCGGTTCAGTTCGAAGCGCGGCGCTTCCCGAGCGCCCGCGACCGATCGAGTATACGGCAGAGAATTACCAGATCAGGCTGAAACGGCCGCCCGGTCCAGCATTTCGCGCGCGCCCTTGCGCGACGTGGCAGAGGGCGGCTCGCCGTCGATCATCGACGCGATCTCATCGACGCGCTCGTCGCCTTCCAGCAGGAGCACATGCGATGTCGTGCGGCCATCGATCGCAGTCTTCTTGATCTTGAAGTGCTGCTGCGCCACAGCCGCAATCTGAGGCAGGTGGGTGATCACGATCACCTGATGGCCAATACCGAGT is a genomic window of Thermomicrobiales bacterium containing:
- a CDS encoding NAD(P)/FAD-dependent oxidoreductase → MTERKRIAIVGGGIAGLTAALRLAQSGHEVTLWERAPKFGGQAGAFEVEGGKLEYFYHHLFQSDTQITELIQELGIGDRLAWLPSNVGYFADGTIYPLNGAKDLLTLPILPFHDRIRVGLVTAYLQRVKNWKPYEQVTAKQWLTRAMGERAYSRTFGAQLDAKFGRYADQIAMVWFWGKIWLRTTSRRSPLEGEKLGYPIGSFDVVIDAIVEGARNAGATLISGVGPSKLEQAADGSWIVRIDGQDDQTFDAVIGSVPSPIFAKLAPQLPEDYRAKLLALDYEAAVVVLLEMDRALSDVYWMNIADPSMPFTAIIEHTNFVAPGNYNGKHYVYLSKYLEPDNPYFTMPDTDVIDAYLPHLRKVNKSFEKSWISNYWVFRERAAQPIITLNYSERLPDHRTPLSGLYLANTSQIYPEDRGTNYSVRLGNDIAAMVKADLA
- a CDS encoding MBL fold metallo-hydrolase, which encodes MTVEFLTEQVGYVPGAVNVGVVRAANDRYILIDTGLNDTSGKKAIKAIQELNGTIVAIVTTHAHADHFGANATVVKRTGAKVYAPAIDEAIIRYPILQPSLLYAGADPPSMLRSRFLLADASPVDTIISADAFVIEDVPFKVIPLAGHSPNQLGFKVDGVFFSADVALPESVLEKYRIPYLYAVGDHLNAIETARGVDADWIVPGHGPVAESIEDVLLLNRSLVLEVTSRLQEFAQSPATASDLMAKVLASFDAPVSDHAAYFLLHPTFYAFLSYLHGQGALESAVEGYQTLWWRT
- the pyrB gene encoding aspartate carbamoyltransferase — translated: MPRHIVEVSQFSRGDLEFVFDRADEMRALRKPDRRLEGLILATLFYEPSTRTRLSFESAMLRLGGNVISTENAREFSSAIKGESVEDTIRIVEGYADAIVIRHYEQGAAARAAGVASVPILNAGDGPGEHPTQALLDLYTIRHELGRIDDLRIALVGDLRYGRAVRSLAMLLTQSTGIELIFVSPPEVQMGDDVRQALSKAGIPFRDESDLSTAIDGVDVVYQTRIQKERFASDEAYARNKGIYIVNESTMARLPSSAIVLHPLPRVDEIAPSFDRDPRAKYFDEAHNGVFVRMALLESLLVGRWSA
- a CDS encoding DUF951 domain-containing protein, encoding MPVQQDGPLDFRVGDVVRLRKPHPCGGFEWSVLRIGGEIGVKCQVCGRRLMLTRRELERRMKSFVSRGPENAPASVSGAPASDE
- a CDS encoding YbaB/EbfC family nucleoid-associated protein, whose translation is MGVNMKMIQQMQNRMAKIQQELEETVVEGSAGGGVVVARVTGAKEFQGIKIDPSAVDPSDVEMLEDLITAAIQDAMTKATNLSADKLGALTGGMKIPGLM